One genomic window of Papaver somniferum cultivar HN1 unplaced genomic scaffold, ASM357369v1 unplaced-scaffold_150, whole genome shotgun sequence includes the following:
- the LOC113336190 gene encoding 7-deoxyloganetin glucosyltransferase-like isoform X1 gives MSHSKPHVVCIPFPAQGHINPMTKLAKILHLRGFHVTFVNTEFNHQRLLNSRGPDSLKGLPDFHFETIPDGLPPPTDLNATQDVASLCISTQNTCLEPFRNLVSKLNNTSLSNVRPVTCIVADACMDFTLHVAKELEIPGLLFWTFSFCSLACFLHYPHLIERGLVPLKDESCLTNGYMDTQIDWIPGIKNILFKDLPSFVRTTDPNDAMLNYVIKVVTRTYEATSLIFNTFDELEIELLDAFKSQLSLPPIYTIGPVHNLRNQIPQHGLQSIGSNLWKEDTKCLKWLDSKEPDSVMYVNFGSIAVMTTQQLVEFAWGLANTKHAFLWIIRPDLVVGESAMLPPGFIEETQERGLLASWCSQEHVLNHPSIAGFLTHCGWNSTLESLSSGVPMICWPFFADQQTNCSYLCNHWGVGMEIDNEVKRDEVEKLVRELMDGEKGKEMKNRAMEWKKKAEEATSPGGSSYANVDEIINKYI, from the exons ATGTCCCATTCAAAA CCTCATGTAGTCTGCATACCATTTCCAGCTCAGGGTCACATAAATCCCATGACGAAGCTTGCAAAAATTCTTCATCTCAGAGGATTTCATGTAACCTTCGTGAATACAGAATTCAATCATCAACGACTGCTAAATTCAAGAGGACCAGATTCACTTAAAGGCTTGCCTGATTTTCATTTCGAAACTATCCCTGATGGTCTTCCACCACCAACGGATCTAAATGCCACCCAAGACGTCGCATCACTCTGCATATCCACGCAAAACACTTGCTTGGAACCTTTCCGGAACCTTGTCTCCAAACTCAACAACACTTCATTGTCGAACGTCCGTCCGGTGACCTGCATAGTTGCTGACGCATGCATGGACTTCACTCTCCATGTAGCAAAAGAGCTGGAAATCCCAGGATTATTGTTTTGGACTTTTAGCTTCTGTAGCCTCGCTTGTTTCTTGCATTATCCGCATCTCATTGAAAGAGGTCTTGTTCCACTCAAAG ATGAAAGCTGTTTAACAAATGGGTATATGGACACCCAAATTGACTGGATTCCTGGAATTAAGAATATCTTGTTTAAAGATCTTCCTAGTTTTGTTCGAACAACGGATCCTAATGATGCCATGTTGAATTATGTTATAAAAGTAGTTACACGAACTTATGAAGCTACGTCGTTGATTTTCAATACTTTTGATGAGTTAGAAATAGAGTTATTGGATGCATTCAAGTCTCAGTTATCACTGCCTCCAATTTACACCATTGGTCCTGTTCACAATCTCCGCAATCAAATTCCACAACATGGGTTGCAGTCTATTGGATCAAATTTGTGGAAAGAAGATACAAAGTGTCTAAAATGGCTCGATTCCAAAGAACCTGACTCAGTCATGTACGTTAATTTTGGCAGCATAGCTGTAATGACCACTCAACAACTAGTAGAATTTGCTTGGGGGCTGGCTAATACTAAGCACGCTTTCTTGTGGATCATCCGACCCGATCTGGTAGTTGGTGAGTCAGCAATGCTCCCCCCTGGGTTCATTGAAGAAACCCAAGAAAGAGGTCTGCTCGCAAGTTGGTGTTCACAGGAACATGTACTGAATCACCCATCCATAGCTGGTTTCTTAACACACTGTGGTTGGAATTCAACTTTAGAGAGCTTATCTAGTGGAGTTCCTATGATCTGTTGGCCATTCTTCGCAGATCAACAAACAAATTGCAGCTACTTATGTAACCACTGGGGAGTTGGAATGGAGATTGATAATGAGGTGAAGAGAGATGAAGTTGAGAAGCTAGTAAGAGAATTAATGGATGGTGAAAAGGGTAAAGAGATGAAGAATAGAGCCATGGAGTGGAAGAAGAAAGCTGAAGAGGCCACATCACCTGGTGGCTCTTCTTATGCTAACGTGGACGagataattaataaatatatttag
- the LOC113336190 gene encoding 7-deoxyloganetin glucosyltransferase-like isoform X2, protein MMKKPHVVCIPFPAQGHINPMTKLAKILHLRGFHVTFVNTEFNHQRLLNSRGPDSLKGLPDFHFETIPDGLPPPTDLNATQDVASLCISTQNTCLEPFRNLVSKLNNTSLSNVRPVTCIVADACMDFTLHVAKELEIPGLLFWTFSFCSLACFLHYPHLIERGLVPLKDESCLTNGYMDTQIDWIPGIKNILFKDLPSFVRTTDPNDAMLNYVIKVVTRTYEATSLIFNTFDELEIELLDAFKSQLSLPPIYTIGPVHNLRNQIPQHGLQSIGSNLWKEDTKCLKWLDSKEPDSVMYVNFGSIAVMTTQQLVEFAWGLANTKHAFLWIIRPDLVVGESAMLPPGFIEETQERGLLASWCSQEHVLNHPSIAGFLTHCGWNSTLESLSSGVPMICWPFFADQQTNCSYLCNHWGVGMEIDNEVKRDEVEKLVRELMDGEKGKEMKNRAMEWKKKAEEATSPGGSSYANVDEIINKYI, encoded by the exons ATGATGAAGAAGCCTCATGTAGTCTGCATACCATTTCCAGCTCAGGGTCACATAAATCCCATGACGAAGCTTGCAAAAATTCTTCATCTCAGAGGATTTCATGTAACCTTCGTGAATACAGAATTCAATCATCAACGACTGCTAAATTCAAGAGGACCAGATTCACTTAAAGGCTTGCCTGATTTTCATTTCGAAACTATCCCTGATGGTCTTCCACCACCAACGGATCTAAATGCCACCCAAGACGTCGCATCACTCTGCATATCCACGCAAAACACTTGCTTGGAACCTTTCCGGAACCTTGTCTCCAAACTCAACAACACTTCATTGTCGAACGTCCGTCCGGTGACCTGCATAGTTGCTGACGCATGCATGGACTTCACTCTCCATGTAGCAAAAGAGCTGGAAATCCCAGGATTATTGTTTTGGACTTTTAGCTTCTGTAGCCTCGCTTGTTTCTTGCATTATCCGCATCTCATTGAAAGAGGTCTTGTTCCACTCAAAG ATGAAAGCTGTTTAACAAATGGGTATATGGACACCCAAATTGACTGGATTCCTGGAATTAAGAATATCTTGTTTAAAGATCTTCCTAGTTTTGTTCGAACAACGGATCCTAATGATGCCATGTTGAATTATGTTATAAAAGTAGTTACACGAACTTATGAAGCTACGTCGTTGATTTTCAATACTTTTGATGAGTTAGAAATAGAGTTATTGGATGCATTCAAGTCTCAGTTATCACTGCCTCCAATTTACACCATTGGTCCTGTTCACAATCTCCGCAATCAAATTCCACAACATGGGTTGCAGTCTATTGGATCAAATTTGTGGAAAGAAGATACAAAGTGTCTAAAATGGCTCGATTCCAAAGAACCTGACTCAGTCATGTACGTTAATTTTGGCAGCATAGCTGTAATGACCACTCAACAACTAGTAGAATTTGCTTGGGGGCTGGCTAATACTAAGCACGCTTTCTTGTGGATCATCCGACCCGATCTGGTAGTTGGTGAGTCAGCAATGCTCCCCCCTGGGTTCATTGAAGAAACCCAAGAAAGAGGTCTGCTCGCAAGTTGGTGTTCACAGGAACATGTACTGAATCACCCATCCATAGCTGGTTTCTTAACACACTGTGGTTGGAATTCAACTTTAGAGAGCTTATCTAGTGGAGTTCCTATGATCTGTTGGCCATTCTTCGCAGATCAACAAACAAATTGCAGCTACTTATGTAACCACTGGGGAGTTGGAATGGAGATTGATAATGAGGTGAAGAGAGATGAAGTTGAGAAGCTAGTAAGAGAATTAATGGATGGTGAAAAGGGTAAAGAGATGAAGAATAGAGCCATGGAGTGGAAGAAGAAAGCTGAAGAGGCCACATCACCTGGTGGCTCTTCTTATGCTAACGTGGACGagataattaataaatatatttag